A single region of the Paraburkholderia sp. SOS3 genome encodes:
- a CDS encoding DeoR/GlpR family DNA-binding transcription regulator encodes MLAEQRYQYILSQVSKNGALSVAELVRELNVSRETIRRDLNTLAERGLIVTTHGGALSSERREPDLDVREAANAAAKRAIGERTAQLVPDGASLVIDSGSTTNAVARALMIRHRLSVYTNDWRIALVLGRRNENRVTLLGGELSDIEDAAFGLDTIHQLSQYHADFAIVGAGGITPDAHLADYSRMAAEVRAKMIEAGNIVVVVADNSKFGRVTPVRIRGLERARYVVTEVAPERALAKAITARGPEILVA; translated from the coding sequence ATGCTCGCCGAACAACGCTATCAATACATCCTGTCGCAGGTTTCGAAGAACGGCGCATTGTCGGTGGCGGAACTCGTGCGCGAGCTGAACGTATCGCGCGAGACGATCCGCCGCGACCTCAATACGCTTGCCGAACGCGGCCTCATCGTGACGACGCACGGCGGCGCGTTATCGAGCGAGCGGCGCGAGCCCGATCTCGATGTGCGCGAAGCGGCCAACGCGGCGGCCAAGCGGGCGATCGGCGAGCGAACGGCGCAGCTCGTGCCGGACGGCGCATCGCTCGTCATCGATTCGGGCAGCACGACGAACGCGGTCGCGCGCGCGTTGATGATCCGTCATCGGCTATCGGTCTATACGAACGACTGGCGCATCGCCCTCGTCCTCGGACGTCGCAATGAGAATCGCGTGACGCTGCTCGGCGGCGAGCTGTCCGATATCGAAGACGCGGCGTTCGGGCTCGATACGATCCACCAACTGTCGCAGTATCACGCCGATTTCGCGATCGTCGGCGCGGGCGGCATTACGCCCGATGCGCATCTGGCGGACTACTCGCGCATGGCGGCCGAAGTGCGCGCGAAGATGATCGAGGCCGGCAATATCGTGGTGGTCGTCGCCGACAATTCGAAGTTCGGGCGCGTGACGCCGGTGCGCATTCGCGGCCTCGAGCGCGCGCGCTATGTCGTGACCGAAGTTGCGCCGGAGCGCGCGCTCGCGAAGGCGATTACCGCGCGCGGGCCTGAGATTCTTGTCGCTTGA
- a CDS encoding DMT family transporter, which produces MFASISAVVFVVLWSTGFVVARAIAPFADPNLFLLARFSGTALLFACAAWIGRAAWPTGRALGKHLVAGALLQGVYLGAGYWAIAQGMSAGVMALLGALQPLLTAAVAAPLFGERLSRRGWSGMALGLAGVALVLEPKLSAAGLPATHGNAPAWLVVTVSILAVVAITAGTLFQKTSLASADLRSSSAVQNVGAALVAALFALALGEHRWIPSPTLWVSLAWGIVMLSGVSLTMLVWLVRRGDASRATALLFLVPPLAALEGYVGFGETLTPIQIAGFVVALVGVLLARSRS; this is translated from the coding sequence ATGTTCGCTTCAATCAGTGCGGTCGTATTCGTCGTCCTGTGGTCGACTGGTTTCGTCGTCGCGCGCGCGATCGCGCCGTTCGCCGACCCGAATCTGTTCCTGCTCGCGCGCTTCTCGGGCACCGCCCTGCTGTTTGCATGCGCGGCATGGATCGGCCGCGCCGCCTGGCCGACCGGCCGCGCGCTCGGCAAACACCTGGTTGCGGGGGCGCTGCTGCAAGGCGTTTATCTAGGCGCCGGCTACTGGGCCATCGCGCAAGGCATGTCGGCCGGCGTCATGGCGCTGCTCGGCGCGCTGCAACCGCTTCTGACCGCAGCCGTCGCTGCGCCGCTCTTCGGCGAACGTCTGTCGCGGCGCGGCTGGAGCGGCATGGCGCTCGGCCTCGCCGGGGTCGCGCTCGTGCTCGAACCGAAGCTGAGCGCAGCCGGCTTGCCCGCGACGCACGGAAACGCGCCCGCGTGGCTCGTCGTCACGGTCTCGATTCTCGCCGTCGTGGCGATTACCGCGGGCACGCTGTTTCAGAAGACTTCGCTCGCAAGCGCCGATCTGCGCAGTTCGAGCGCCGTGCAGAATGTCGGCGCGGCGCTCGTTGCCGCGCTGTTTGCGCTCGCGCTCGGCGAGCATCGCTGGATACCGTCGCCGACCCTATGGGTGTCGCTTGCGTGGGGCATCGTGATGCTGTCCGGCGTCAGCCTGACCATGCTTGTCTGGCTCGTCAGACGCGGCGACGCGTCGCGCGCGACTGCGCTGCTGTTTCTCGTGCCGCCGCTTGCCGCGCTCGAAGGCTATGTCGGCTTTGGCGAGACGCTGACGCCGATCCAGATCGCCGGATTCGTCGTGGCACTCGTCGGGGTGTTGCTCGCGAGGTCGAGGTCGTGA
- a CDS encoding L,D-transpeptidase, translating to MFAAIALASCVLTGGACAAIASQPRTQAAWSALESAVAARDAVGGADPRQALLMRDLFAHDVARRLRVPLADQRAYGERLEAALDAHALGSLSGEYVVLVDRNPNVQTLFIYFRAVPADDWQLIGASPVATGRPGQYDHFITPLGVFEHTPDNMDFRAEGTMNSNGIRGYGRHDLRIFDLGWAQAERGWGKGGVSQMRFQMHATDPDKLEPLLGIRHSKGCVRIPAALNRFLDHYGILDAEYEDLVDAGRSLWVLHSDRQVTPWAGRYIVVVDSARKTRPAWSPAPSSALRAKMPGQADTAD from the coding sequence ATATTCGCCGCCATCGCCTTGGCGAGCTGCGTGTTGACAGGCGGCGCATGTGCCGCCATCGCGTCGCAGCCGCGTACGCAGGCGGCATGGTCCGCGCTCGAGTCCGCCGTCGCGGCGCGCGATGCGGTCGGCGGCGCCGATCCACGGCAGGCGTTGCTGATGCGCGACCTGTTCGCGCACGACGTCGCGCGCCGGCTCAGAGTTCCGCTTGCCGATCAGCGCGCGTATGGCGAGCGGCTCGAGGCGGCACTCGACGCGCATGCGCTCGGCAGCCTGTCTGGCGAATATGTGGTGCTGGTCGACCGTAATCCGAACGTGCAGACGCTCTTTATCTATTTCCGCGCGGTGCCGGCCGACGATTGGCAACTGATCGGCGCGTCGCCGGTCGCGACCGGCCGGCCCGGACAGTATGACCACTTCATCACGCCGCTCGGCGTGTTCGAACACACGCCGGACAATATGGACTTTCGTGCGGAAGGCACGATGAACTCGAACGGTATCCGTGGCTACGGCCGGCATGATCTGCGCATCTTCGATCTTGGCTGGGCGCAGGCCGAGCGCGGATGGGGCAAGGGCGGCGTTTCGCAGATGCGTTTCCAGATGCATGCCACCGACCCGGACAAGCTCGAGCCGCTGCTCGGGATCCGCCATTCGAAGGGCTGCGTGCGGATTCCAGCAGCACTGAACCGGTTCCTCGATCACTACGGCATTCTCGATGCCGAGTACGAAGACCTCGTCGATGCGGGCCGCTCGCTGTGGGTGCTGCATTCCGACCGTCAGGTTACGCCGTGGGCGGGGCGCTATATCGTCGTCGTCGATTCGGCGCGCAAGACGAGGCCGGCATGGTCGCCCGCGCCGAGCAGCGCGCTGCGTGCGAAGATGCCGGGTCAAGCCGATACGGCCGATTGA
- the phnA gene encoding phosphonoacetate hydrolase: MTGQSPEAAHASPNIDVNGRTYRLPGTPTVVVCIDGCEYDYLEAAAAAGTAPYLARLLAGGAAFKGDCVIPSFTNPNNLSIVCGVPPAVHGICGNYFWDPDANGGKGGEVMMNDPAYLRAGTLLAAASQAGAAVAVVTAKDKLRRLLGWQMKGICFSAENADAATLEENGIERVSDLVGLPVPDVYSAALSEFVFAAGVRLARTRKLDLMYLSTTDYVQHKSAPGAPEANAFYAMMDRYLAQLHELGWTIALTADHGMNAKHDPVTGEPNVIYLQDTLDDWFGARAARVILPITDPYVVHHGALGSFATVYLPASFGAANEIGVVIERLAALPGVEVVLDNRTACERFELPNDRVGDIVVISKRDVVLGTRQAEHDLSGLTVPLRSHGGLSEQQVPLIFNRRVAHWPADRRLRNFDVFDVALNHLVIS, translated from the coding sequence ATGACTGGTCAATCTCCTGAAGCGGCCCACGCTTCGCCGAATATCGACGTCAACGGGCGAACCTACCGGCTGCCCGGCACGCCAACCGTGGTCGTGTGCATCGACGGCTGCGAATACGACTATCTCGAAGCGGCGGCCGCGGCCGGCACGGCGCCTTATCTTGCGCGGCTGCTCGCCGGCGGCGCGGCGTTCAAGGGCGATTGCGTGATTCCGTCGTTCACCAACCCGAATAACCTGTCGATCGTCTGCGGCGTGCCGCCCGCGGTGCACGGCATCTGCGGCAATTACTTCTGGGACCCCGATGCGAACGGCGGCAAGGGCGGCGAAGTGATGATGAACGACCCAGCGTATCTGCGCGCGGGCACGTTGCTGGCCGCGGCGTCGCAGGCGGGCGCGGCGGTCGCGGTCGTCACGGCGAAGGACAAGCTGCGCCGGCTGCTCGGCTGGCAGATGAAGGGCATCTGCTTTTCCGCGGAAAACGCGGATGCGGCAACGCTCGAGGAAAACGGCATCGAACGCGTGAGCGATCTGGTCGGTTTGCCGGTGCCGGACGTGTATAGCGCGGCACTATCGGAGTTTGTGTTTGCCGCGGGCGTGCGGCTTGCGCGAACGCGCAAGCTCGACCTCATGTATCTGTCGACCACCGATTACGTGCAGCACAAGAGCGCGCCGGGCGCGCCCGAGGCCAATGCGTTCTACGCGATGATGGACCGTTATCTCGCGCAGTTGCATGAGCTCGGCTGGACGATCGCGCTGACCGCCGACCACGGCATGAATGCAAAGCACGATCCGGTGACCGGCGAGCCCAATGTGATCTATCTGCAGGACACGCTCGATGACTGGTTCGGCGCACGCGCGGCGCGCGTAATTCTGCCGATTACCGACCCGTATGTGGTGCACCATGGCGCGCTCGGGTCGTTTGCGACGGTCTATCTGCCGGCGTCGTTTGGCGCTGCGAACGAAATCGGTGTGGTGATCGAAAGGCTTGCCGCGCTGCCCGGCGTCGAAGTCGTGCTCGACAACCGCACGGCTTGCGAACGCTTTGAATTGCCGAACGATCGCGTCGGCGACATCGTCGTGATCAGCAAGCGCGACGTCGTGCTCGGCACGCGGCAAGCCGAACACGACCTGTCCGGCCTGACCGTGCCGCTGCGCTCGCATGGCGGCTTGTCCGAGCAGCAGGTGCCGCTCATCTTCAACCGGCGCGTCGCGCATTGGCCTGCCGACAGGCGCCTGCGCAACTTCGACGTGTTCGATGTCGCGCTCAACCATCTGGTGATCTCATGA
- the phnV gene encoding 2-aminoethylphosphonate ABC transport system, membrane component PhnV produces MATPQDKVVLPAIRHRARPVRRGPVARIASGLFLAFAALLCVWLFVLPVIVVALSSVAAHWSGTILPDGFSMRWFERLGSSDFDAVTTSLEVGFGVALLGTALGLWLALALEGRDRRGLGALVDTIAMMPNGVPSVVLGLAVLIAYHKRPVDLSSSAAIVVFVQLALVLPFCYRCAAAALRPELTVLREAAASLGAPPSMVLRTVVLPQLVPAIRASLALGFALSLGELGATLTVYPPGFATVPIVVVGQVERGYYLPASALALILLLVSLVALLLIAARVPKRRAG; encoded by the coding sequence ATGGCGACGCCGCAAGACAAGGTCGTGCTGCCCGCGATCCGCCATCGCGCGCGTCCTGTGCGGCGCGGTCCTGTGGCACGTATCGCAAGCGGCTTGTTCCTCGCATTCGCCGCGTTGCTGTGTGTCTGGCTGTTCGTTTTACCGGTGATCGTCGTCGCGTTGTCGAGCGTCGCTGCGCATTGGTCGGGCACAATCCTGCCCGATGGTTTCAGCATGCGCTGGTTCGAGCGCCTCGGCTCGAGCGATTTCGATGCGGTCACAACGAGTCTCGAAGTCGGCTTCGGGGTGGCGCTGCTCGGCACCGCACTCGGGTTGTGGCTCGCGCTTGCGCTCGAGGGGCGCGACCGGCGCGGACTCGGCGCGCTCGTCGATACGATCGCGATGATGCCCAACGGCGTGCCGAGCGTCGTGCTCGGGCTCGCGGTGCTGATCGCGTATCACAAGCGGCCGGTGGATCTGTCGAGTTCGGCCGCGATCGTCGTATTCGTCCAGCTCGCGCTCGTGCTGCCGTTCTGCTATCGCTGCGCGGCCGCGGCGCTGCGTCCCGAACTGACGGTGCTGCGCGAAGCGGCGGCGAGCCTCGGCGCGCCGCCGTCGATGGTGTTGCGTACGGTTGTGCTGCCGCAGCTTGTGCCGGCGATTCGCGCGAGTCTCGCGCTCGGCTTCGCACTGTCGCTCGGCGAACTCGGCGCGACACTGACCGTGTATCCGCCGGGCTTTGCGACCGTGCCGATCGTCGTGGTCGGACAGGTCGAACGCGGTTATTACCTGCCGGCTTCGGCGCTCGCGCTGATTCTGCTGCTGGTCTCGCTCGTCGCGCTGCTGCTCATTGCGGCGCGCGTGCCTAAACGGCGCGCGGGCTGA
- a CDS encoding 2-aminoethylphosphonate ABC transporter permease subunit: protein MSSLSSPDALGAAANAGDADARRAASVALHAAQRRRRMRASQWHLLFLAVFVLGPLVVYPLVRLVLLSLSGAHGVSLQAYAKFFGNPETSGVIGTTLWILLLSAGLASLLGVALAALLFFRPFPGARLVTRFLELFVAFPSFLVAFTLIFLYGSQGSVSIGLQRLFDLQAPPLDFLFGIGGVVLAEVVFYAPFVVRPTLASFALLDMRLIEAARSLGANGWMVAWRVIVPLAWPGIAAGTILCFLLTLNEFGILLVLGSAHLITLPVAIYSSATVDLDLPTAAAGAVVMLAMSLSLYALYRQVNRRTAGGRR, encoded by the coding sequence ATGTCGTCCTTATCAAGCCCTGACGCGCTCGGCGCGGCGGCCAACGCCGGCGATGCCGACGCGCGCCGCGCGGCGAGCGTCGCGTTGCACGCTGCGCAGAGGCGCCGCCGGATGCGTGCGTCGCAGTGGCATCTGCTGTTTCTGGCCGTCTTCGTGCTCGGGCCGCTCGTCGTCTATCCGCTCGTGCGGCTCGTGCTGCTGAGCCTGTCGGGCGCGCATGGCGTCAGCTTGCAGGCGTACGCGAAGTTTTTCGGCAATCCGGAGACGAGCGGCGTGATCGGCACCACGCTGTGGATTCTGTTGCTCAGCGCAGGGCTCGCGTCGCTGCTCGGCGTCGCGTTGGCGGCGCTGCTGTTTTTCAGGCCGTTTCCCGGCGCACGGCTCGTGACGCGGTTTCTCGAACTGTTCGTCGCGTTCCCGTCGTTTCTGGTCGCGTTCACGCTGATCTTTCTGTACGGCTCGCAAGGCTCGGTCAGTATCGGGCTGCAGCGGCTTTTCGATTTGCAGGCGCCGCCGCTCGATTTCCTGTTCGGTATCGGCGGCGTGGTGCTGGCGGAAGTCGTGTTCTATGCGCCGTTCGTCGTCAGGCCGACGCTCGCGTCGTTCGCGCTGCTCGATATGCGCTTGATCGAAGCGGCACGCAGTCTCGGCGCGAATGGCTGGATGGTCGCGTGGCGCGTGATCGTGCCGCTCGCATGGCCCGGCATCGCGGCCGGCACGATTCTCTGCTTCCTGCTGACGCTCAACGAGTTCGGCATTCTGCTCGTGCTCGGCAGCGCGCATCTGATCACGCTGCCGGTTGCGATCTATAGCTCGGCCACGGTCGATCTTGATCTGCCGACCGCTGCCGCGGGGGCGGTCGTGATGCTCGCGATGTCGCTGTCGCTCTATGCGCTGTACCGTCAGGTGAACCGGCGCACCGCGGGAGGTCGACGCTGA
- a CDS encoding 2-aminoethylphosphonate--pyruvate transaminase, protein MLPRCAVSARSSLDKKERSVILGNDPVLLTPGPLTTSPTTREAMLRDWGSWDAAFNRITQSVCSDLVDIAHGTADYVCVPLQGSGTFAVEAALGTLVPRDGCVLVPNNGAYCARIVKILQRLSIACVELPLREDEPVTAAALEHALTLEPRITHVALVHLETSAGLLNPLDDIAALCKRRGKSLIVDAMSSFGALPIDLRTGGIDALVSASGKCLEGVPGMGFAIVRRSVLEASEGRSPSLALDLYDQYAYMKKTTQWRFTPPTHVVAALRRALDTFIAEGGQRARGARYARNCTTLIDGMQVLGFRPFLRAEAQAPVIVTFHAPRDAQWNFAAFYAAVREAGYVLYPGKLTQMDTFRVGCIGAVDVNEMHNAVAAIGRTLEQLGIRVQ, encoded by the coding sequence ATGCTGCCGCGATGTGCCGTATCGGCGAGATCATCGCTCGACAAAAAGGAACGCTCTGTGATTCTCGGAAACGATCCGGTCCTGCTGACGCCAGGACCGCTGACCACATCGCCCACGACACGCGAAGCGATGCTGCGCGACTGGGGCTCGTGGGACGCGGCCTTCAACCGGATCACGCAAAGCGTCTGCAGCGACCTCGTCGATATCGCGCATGGCACTGCCGACTACGTCTGCGTGCCGCTGCAAGGCAGCGGAACCTTCGCCGTCGAAGCCGCGCTCGGCACGCTGGTGCCGCGCGACGGCTGCGTGCTCGTGCCGAACAACGGCGCGTATTGCGCACGTATCGTGAAGATCCTGCAGCGGCTTTCGATCGCCTGCGTCGAGTTGCCGTTGCGCGAAGACGAGCCGGTCACCGCGGCGGCGCTCGAACACGCGCTTACGCTCGAGCCGCGCATCACGCACGTCGCGCTGGTGCATCTCGAAACGAGCGCGGGTCTGCTCAATCCGCTCGATGACATCGCCGCGCTCTGCAAGCGGCGCGGAAAGAGCCTGATCGTCGACGCAATGAGTTCGTTCGGTGCGCTACCGATCGATCTGCGCACAGGCGGCATCGACGCGCTCGTATCCGCGAGCGGCAAGTGTCTCGAAGGCGTGCCCGGCATGGGCTTTGCGATTGTCAGGCGCAGCGTGCTCGAAGCCAGCGAAGGCCGCTCGCCGTCGCTGGCGCTCGACCTGTACGACCAGTACGCCTATATGAAGAAGACGACGCAGTGGCGCTTCACGCCGCCCACGCACGTCGTCGCCGCGCTACGCCGCGCGCTCGATACGTTTATCGCGGAAGGCGGACAGCGTGCGCGCGGCGCGCGCTATGCGCGCAATTGCACGACGCTGATCGACGGCATGCAGGTGCTGGGCTTCCGTCCTTTCCTGCGCGCCGAGGCACAAGCACCGGTGATCGTCACGTTTCACGCGCCGCGCGACGCGCAGTGGAATTTCGCCGCGTTTTACGCGGCCGTGCGCGAGGCGGGGTATGTGCTGTATCCGGGGAAGCTCACGCAGATGGACACGTTTCGCGTCGGTTGCATCGGCGCCGTCGACGTCAACGAAATGCACAACGCCGTGGCGGCGATCGGCCGGACGCTCGAGCAGTTAGGGATACGCGTTCAGTAG
- a CDS encoding ABC1 kinase family protein — MPSFFRRLLLLFHALRFGARLIWLAAPADHKVHWIVTLLERVHASERGRAGMRGLLPLLGPLAGGFVQTLATRPELAAGTLHDALDSVHHLLEPLPPDAAGNALTAAFGRPLPTLFESIDLTAVESGFAHQIHLARLAMPIDGHRDVEIKLLRVGQRTQIADETALLRWVARWLEKLSRAARKLRVRELADTFTQDIMRRLDLRAEAANQSQTAHLFADDARVVVPAVIWDLCGDATLVIQRIATVRVTDFAGLAAHRVSVPALAARIIEVVTHEAFEHGFFHAALDAQRVRVSVDDETHGKLVLGDFSVMSNLSSDERSFFVHGATALFGQHYGRLADLHRNAGHVPPDARTEQLEAELRMRAEAHFADAPHERTAAPLFHHLLHAVAPFEGCVPPRLVAAQRAFEQAEQLANALHPGVDSWNIARRVLADLARRDFDHRGWAKHLAQELPHLAHLVPRVPQLAIRYLQQQHSIATTRQQAQLVGEVTREYRRTRTLLWACTVCGAVLGALAILLMY, encoded by the coding sequence ATGCCGTCTTTCTTTCGCCGCCTGCTCCTGCTGTTCCACGCATTGCGCTTCGGCGCACGCCTTATCTGGCTCGCCGCGCCTGCGGACCATAAGGTGCACTGGATCGTCACGCTGCTCGAGCGCGTGCATGCGTCCGAGCGCGGCCGCGCGGGTATGCGCGGCCTGCTTCCGCTGCTCGGGCCGCTCGCCGGCGGCTTTGTGCAAACACTCGCGACGCGCCCCGAGCTCGCCGCCGGCACGCTGCACGACGCGCTCGATTCGGTCCACCATCTACTCGAGCCGCTGCCGCCCGACGCCGCGGGCAACGCGCTGACTGCCGCATTCGGCAGGCCCCTGCCGACGCTGTTCGAATCGATCGATCTGACCGCCGTCGAAAGCGGCTTTGCGCACCAGATCCATCTCGCGCGGCTCGCCATGCCGATCGATGGCCATCGCGACGTCGAGATCAAGTTGCTGCGCGTCGGTCAGCGCACGCAGATCGCCGACGAAACGGCGCTGCTGCGCTGGGTCGCGCGCTGGCTCGAAAAGCTGTCGCGCGCGGCGCGCAAGCTGCGTGTGCGCGAACTGGCGGACACGTTCACGCAGGACATCATGCGCCGTCTCGACCTGCGCGCGGAAGCGGCAAACCAGAGCCAGACGGCGCACCTGTTCGCCGACGACGCGCGCGTCGTCGTGCCCGCCGTGATCTGGGACCTGTGCGGCGACGCGACGCTTGTCATACAGCGTATCGCGACCGTACGCGTGACCGACTTCGCTGGCCTCGCGGCGCATCGCGTCAGCGTGCCGGCGCTCGCCGCGCGCATCATCGAGGTCGTGACCCACGAGGCGTTCGAGCATGGCTTCTTCCATGCGGCGCTCGACGCGCAGCGCGTGCGCGTAAGCGTCGACGATGAGACGCACGGCAAGCTCGTGCTCGGCGACTTTTCAGTCATGTCGAATCTGTCGAGCGACGAGCGCTCGTTCTTCGTGCACGGTGCGACTGCGCTGTTCGGCCAGCATTACGGACGCCTCGCCGATCTGCATCGCAACGCCGGGCACGTGCCGCCCGATGCGCGCACCGAGCAGCTCGAGGCCGAACTGCGCATGCGCGCCGAAGCCCATTTTGCGGATGCGCCGCATGAGCGGACGGCGGCCCCGCTGTTTCATCATCTGCTGCATGCGGTCGCGCCATTCGAAGGCTGCGTGCCGCCGCGCCTCGTCGCCGCGCAACGCGCCTTCGAGCAGGCCGAGCAACTCGCGAATGCGCTTCATCCGGGCGTCGACAGCTGGAATATCGCGCGCCGCGTACTCGCCGATCTCGCACGGCGCGATTTCGATCATCGCGGCTGGGCAAAGCATCTCGCGCAGGAACTGCCGCATCTTGCGCATCTGGTGCCGCGCGTGCCGCAGCTTGCGATTCGTTATCTTCAGCAGCAGCACAGTATCGCGACCACGCGACAGCAGGCACAACTGGTCGGCGAAGTCACGCGCGAATATCGGCGCACGCGCACGCTGCTGTGGGCGTGCACCGTTTGCGGCGCAGTGCTGGGCGCGCTGGCGATACTGCTGATGTACTGA
- the phnS gene encoding 2-aminoethylphosphonate ABC transporter substrate-binding protein: MRSTNQPRAIAGVARTLLPALVAAAAFGASLSAHAADAVVLYTADGLENLYKDVLPAFEKKEGIKVNIVTAGSGEVVNRATVEKDSPKADVLVTLPPFIQQAAQTGLLQNYQSVNYKNVPAIAKASDGAWATFVNNYFSFAINPEVVKNQPKTFADLLHPDYSGKVAYSNPATAGDGMAVIILTTSLMGEDKAFDYLKKLEQSAKFHTKGTGYLDVLLSRNEISVANGDLQMDLDDAANGGLTLKPIFLAADNGGQPTTFQLPYAIGLIKNGPNTAGGKKLIDYLMSSEVQARVPDIFGIPARSDVALSGKNGAAVKQAISGVKLIPVDWNQVMAKKADWTARWKNDVIGNSGKQLEVVKPK; the protein is encoded by the coding sequence ATGAGATCGACGAATCAACCTCGCGCAATCGCCGGCGTCGCCCGCACGCTGCTGCCGGCGCTCGTCGCCGCCGCGGCGTTCGGCGCGAGCCTGTCCGCCCATGCGGCCGACGCGGTGGTGCTGTACACCGCCGACGGCCTCGAAAATCTGTACAAGGACGTGCTGCCGGCGTTCGAAAAGAAGGAAGGCATCAAGGTCAACATCGTGACGGCAGGCAGCGGCGAAGTGGTGAACCGCGCGACCGTCGAAAAAGACTCGCCGAAGGCCGACGTGCTCGTCACGCTGCCGCCGTTTATCCAGCAGGCGGCGCAAACGGGCCTGCTGCAGAACTACCAGAGCGTGAACTACAAGAACGTGCCGGCCATCGCGAAGGCGTCGGATGGCGCGTGGGCGACCTTCGTCAACAACTACTTCTCGTTCGCGATCAATCCGGAAGTCGTCAAGAACCAGCCGAAGACCTTCGCGGATCTGCTGCATCCGGACTACAGCGGCAAGGTCGCGTATTCGAATCCGGCCACGGCCGGCGACGGCATGGCGGTGATCATCCTGACCACTTCGCTGATGGGCGAAGACAAGGCATTCGATTACCTGAAGAAGCTCGAGCAGAGCGCGAAGTTCCACACGAAGGGCACGGGCTATCTCGACGTGCTGCTGTCGCGTAATGAAATCTCGGTCGCGAACGGCGACCTGCAGATGGACCTCGACGATGCGGCGAACGGCGGCCTGACGTTAAAGCCGATCTTCCTCGCGGCCGACAACGGCGGCCAGCCGACCACCTTCCAGCTGCCGTATGCGATCGGCCTGATCAAGAACGGCCCGAACACGGCCGGCGGCAAGAAGCTGATCGACTACCTGATGTCGAGCGAAGTGCAGGCGAGGGTGCCGGACATCTTCGGCATCCCGGCGCGTAGCGACGTGGCGCTCTCCGGCAAGAACGGCGCAGCGGTCAAGCAGGCCATCTCCGGCGTGAAGCTGATTCCGGTCGACTGGAACCAGGTGATGGCGAAGAAGGCCGACTGGACCGCGCGCTGGAAGAACGATGTGATCGGCAATTCGGGCAAGCAGCTCGAAGTCGTGAAGCCGAAATAA
- the phnT gene encoding 2-aminoethylphosphonate ABC transport system ATP-binding subunit PhnT, with product MNTASLAHAGALDAAPESPGIAYADTSGGVRIEHLTVRFGARTVLDDLSLTIERGELLTVLGRSGCGKTTLLRFIAGFIEADGLSGTLTVAGHDLTHVPPHKRNLGLLFQSYALFPHLSVFDNVAFGLRARRVTSKEIARRVADALKLVQLGDSGHVMPAQLSGGMQQRVALARALVIEPDVLLLDEPLSALDANLRASVRSELKALHERLPNLTIVCVTHDQDDALVLSDRTLLMREGRIAQLGTPQQLYDTPDDAFVARYLGAANLLPAQVVFPLGDARHAERERVACLRPESLRIVPLGQGQLHGAIASVEWYGAVLSVSVVLDAMPNEPVLVTMQRVSGMTPEKGARVSLHYEADDVVLIKP from the coding sequence GTGAATACCGCGAGCCTTGCTCATGCCGGCGCACTCGACGCCGCACCCGAATCACCGGGTATCGCGTACGCCGACACTTCGGGCGGCGTGCGGATCGAGCACCTGACCGTGCGTTTCGGCGCGCGCACGGTGCTCGACGATCTGTCGCTCACGATCGAGCGCGGCGAGCTGCTCACCGTGCTTGGCCGCAGCGGCTGCGGCAAGACCACGCTGCTGCGTTTCATCGCAGGGTTCATCGAGGCGGACGGGCTGTCCGGCACGTTGACGGTGGCCGGTCACGACCTCACGCATGTGCCCCCGCACAAGCGCAATCTCGGGCTGCTGTTCCAGAGCTATGCGCTGTTTCCGCATCTGTCGGTTTTCGATAACGTCGCGTTCGGGCTGCGCGCGCGGCGCGTGACGTCGAAAGAAATCGCGCGGCGTGTCGCCGACGCGCTCAAGCTCGTGCAGCTCGGCGATTCGGGGCATGTGATGCCCGCGCAACTGTCGGGCGGCATGCAGCAGCGCGTCGCACTGGCGCGCGCGCTGGTGATCGAACCGGACGTGCTGCTGCTCGACGAGCCGCTGTCCGCGCTCGACGCCAATCTGCGCGCTTCGGTGCGCTCCGAACTGAAGGCGCTGCACGAACGGCTGCCGAATCTGACGATCGTCTGCGTGACGCACGATCAGGACGACGCGCTCGTGCTGTCCGATCGCACGCTGTTGATGCGCGAAGGCCGCATCGCCCAGCTCGGCACGCCGCAACAGTTGTACGACACGCCGGACGACGCGTTCGTCGCGCGTTATCTCGGCGCGGCGAATCTGCTGCCCGCGCAGGTGGTCTTCCCGCTCGGCGATGCACGCCATGCGGAGCGCGAGCGCGTCGCGTGTCTGCGGCCGGAGTCGCTGCGCATCGTGCCGCTCGGGCAAGGGCAACTGCATGGCGCGATCGCGTCGGTCGAATGGTATGGCGCGGTGCTGTCGGTGTCGGTCGTGCTCGATGCGATGCCGAACGAGCCGGTGCTCGTCACGATGCAGCGCGTAAGCGGCATGACGCCCGAAAAGGGCGCGCGCGTGTCCTTGCATTACGAGGCGGACGATGTCGTCCTTATCAAGCCCTGA